The Caulobacter vibrioides sequence GCACGGCCGAGCCGGTGTCGGAAGCGCGCAGGGCGCCGCAGTTGTGGGTGCGATAGGCGTGCATGGCGGTCATGAAAGTCTTGAATACGCGGTGATTTGCAAGGCGCGGTAAGGCGCACGTGGGCGCCGCGATGTCAAGGATTCTGGGACAGACCGTGCGCGGGCACGGCCTGTCCTTGGAAGGTTCTTGAGGTCTAGGCGGCCCGGATGATGGCCAGGAAGTCCGTCGCCTTCAGCGAAGCGCCCCCCACCAGGGCGCCGCCGACTTCCGCAGCCGCGAGAATCTCGCCCGCGTTTTCGGGCTTTACGGAGCCGCCGTAGAGGATGGGGACGACCTTGCCCTGCTCCCCGAAGATCGCTGCGAGCTCGGCGCGGATCGCAGCGTGCATTTCCACGATGTTGTCCACTGACGCCGTGCGGCCCGTTCCGATCGCCCACAGCGGCTCATAGGCGAGGTTGAAGGGCTTGCCGGCCAGCGATGCCGGGAGCGACTCGCGCACCTGGGCGACAACGAAGGCCACCGCGTCGCCCGCCTCGCGCGTTTCCAGGGTCTCGCCGACGCAGACGATGGGCTCCAGGCCCGCCGCCGCCGCCGCTTCAGCCTTGCCGGCCACCTGAGCGGAGGTTTCGCCGTGGTCGGTGCGCCGCTCGGAATGGCCGCAGATCACCAGAGATCCGCCGGCGTCCAGAATCATCTCGGCGGAGATGTCCCCGGTGTGCGCGCCGCTGGACTTGCCGTGGCAGTCCTGCGCGCCGGTGGCGACGGGAGAGCCCCGCACCGCTTCGCTCAAGCGCGACAGCAGGGTGGAGGGCGGGAAGATCGCCACGCGGGCGGTCGAGGCCTGGCTCTCAAGGGCGGCCGCGACGGCGCGGGCCTCGTCGAGGGCGGCGGAAAGGCCGTTCATCTTCCAGTTTCCGGCGATCAAGGGCCGGGACGTTGTGCTCGAAAGGGTCATGAGCGCCTTCTTGAGGTCACGCTCCCTTGGGAAGTCAAGTCCACGCCGCTTGCCCCCTCGCCTTCGGCTCTACTATACCCGCTGCTCTCGACCGCCGCGTCCCTGTGCGCAGCGGTCCGTCTGGAAGGTTTTCGCGCTCATGCTCGCCGGTTTCCGCAAGTTCGCCAAATCGCCCTTCGCGGTGGTGCTGTTTGGCTTGCTGATTGTCAGCTTCGCCATCTTCGGCATCAGCGACGTGTTCAAGGGGCCGCAGGGCTCGGGCGTGATCAATGCCGGCTCGCGCACCATGTCCGCTGCGGATTTCAAGCAGCGTTTCGACAACTATCGCAAGGCGATGGAGCAGCAGAACGGGACGGCCCTGACGCCTGACCAGGCCGTCGAGCAAGGCGTCGATCGCCAGATTGTTCAGGAACTGGTGCTGCAGGAGTCGCTGGCCGCCGCCTTGCACAAGATGGGCGTCGCGCCGTCCGACAAGCTGGTCGCCGACACCGTGCGCGAACAGATGAGCCAGTTGCCGCCCGCGACGCGCCCGTTCGACCCCATCACCGGCAAGTTTGATTCTCGCGCCTATGCGGCGCTGATGCAGCAAAATGGCCTGACGCCCGAGGGCTACGAAGCCGCGCTGCGCGACGAGATCGCCCAGACGCACTTCTTCTCGGCCATCGCCGACGGCCTGAAGGCTCCACGCATCTATGCCGCGCTTCAAGGCGCCTACATGCTGGAAGCCCGGGAAATCTCGGCCTTTGTCGTCAATCCCGCTTCCGTCCAGCGCCCCAACCCGCCGACCGATGCGCAATTGATGGCGTTCATGAAGGAAAACGCCGACCGTCTGACGCGTCCTGAAACCCGCGTCCTGTCGATCATGCGCGTCAGCGCTGCGGCGCTGGAGCCCTCCGTCACGATCAATCCGGCTGACGTTCAGAAGGCTTTCGACTTCCGCAAGGACAGCCTGGCCCGGCCGGAAACCCGCACGATCGTCCAGATCGCGGCCCCGGACGCCAAGGCGGCGGCGGTGATCTCCCAGCGCCTCGCCAAGGGCGAGGACCCGGCGGCGGTCGCCAAGGCCTACGGCAAGACGCCGCTGGTCCTCGCCGACAAGCCCAAGACCGCCGTTCCGGATCGCAAGGTCGCGGACGCCGCCTTCGGGCTCGCGGTCGGCCAGGTCAGCGGCCCGATCACGGGCGACCTGGGCGTAGCGGTCGTCAAGGTGACCAAGATCACCCCCGGCGCTGTCGCCTCGCTGGAAAGCGTCCGCCCGCAGATCGAAGCCGAGGTTCGCAGCCAGACGGCGCAGGCCAAGGCCTATGAACAGACCCAGACCTATCAGGACGCGCGCGACGCGGGCGCTGACCTGCTCTCGGCGGCCAGCAAGGCCGGCGCGCTGGTCATCACGACCGCGCCGGTGACCGCGCAGGGCGCTGACCAGATGGGCCAACCGTTCGCCGGCCTGACGCCGGACATCGTCAAGACCGCGTTCGACCTGTCGCAAGGCGGCGAGAGCGAACTGGTCGAGGCCGGCAAGGGCGACTACTACGCCGTCAAGGTCGAGCGGATCATTCCCGCGGCCCTGCCGCCGCTGGCCGAGATCAAGCCGCAGCTGACCGCCGTGTGGTTTAACCAGGAAATGGCCAAGCGGATGAAGGCCAAGGCCGATGAGCTCGCCGCGCGCGCCAAGAAGGGCGAGAGCCTGGACGCGGTCGCGACGGCGGCGCAGTCCAAGGTTCAGAAGATCCCGGGCGGCCTGACGCGCCAGAACGCCCAGCAGAACATGGCCCTGGGCCAAGAGTTCCTGGGCGCGGCCTTCTCGGCCAAGCCGGGCGCGATCTTCACCGCGCGCGCCGGTCAGCAGGGCGAGGCCTATCTCGTCGCCAAGCTTGACACGGTCCGCGCCGCGCCGACCGCAAACGTCGCGCAGATCGCCGTTCTGGCCGGGGGGCAAGCCGCCAATGGCCTGATGCGCGATCTGGCCGAGGCCACCCGCGTGGTCGCCAAGACCCAGATGAAGGCCAAGAGCAACCTGACCCTGGCGCGCCAAGCCATCGGCGTCGACACCGACGCCCTGGCCAAGGCCGAGGCTGGCAAGGCTGGAAAGAAGGCCGAGTAATGAGCCTGGAGCCCGCGTTCGACGCCTTTTCGGAAGCCTATGACGCCGGACGGCAGCAGGTCGTCTGGACCCGCCTGATCGATGATCTGGAAACGCCGGTCTCGGCCTATCTGAAGATCGCTCAGGCGCGGCCCTACAGCTTCCTGTTCGAAAGCGTCGAGGGCGGCGCCTGGCGCGGTCGCTATTCGATCGTCACGATGAACCCGGACCTCGTCTGGCGGTGTCGCGGCGACCAGGCCGAGATCGCCGAGGGCGAGGACATCGCCGCTGGCCGGTTCACGCCCCAACCGGGCGGCGCGCTCGACAGCCTGCGGGATCTGGTGGCGCGCTCGCGCATGGACCTCCCGAAGGGCCTGCCGCCCATGGCCGCCGGCGTGTTCGGCGCCTTGGGCTATGATCTGGTGCGCCTGGTCGAGCGTCTGCCGGACGTCAATCCGGACGCCTTGAACCTGCCTGATGGCATCATGACCCGCCCGTCGATCGTGGCGGTGTTCGACGCCATCGCGCAGGAGATCATCCTGACGACGACGGTGCGTCCCCAGGCCGGAGTTTCTGCCAAGGCGGCGCATGATCAGGCCCGCGCGCGCATCGAGGCGGTGATGGCCGACCTGCACCGGCCCCTCGCCCACGACGCACCGCGCCCGCCGCGCGGGCCGATGGACTTCACCACCCCGGTCAGCCGCGCCGACTACGCCGAGGTCGTGGCCAAGGCCAAGGACTACATCGCCGCCGGCGACATCTTCCAGGTCGTGGCCAGCCACCGCTTCCGCAGCCCCTTCGATCTGCCGCCGTTCGCGCTGTATCGGTCGCTGCGCCGGACCAACCCGTCGCCCTTCCTGTTCTTCCTGAACCTCGACGGCTTCAATCTGGTCGGCTCCAGCCCCGAGATTCTGGTTCGTCTGCGTGACGGCAAGATCACCATCCGGCCGATCGCCGGCACGCGCCCGCGCGGAGCGACCCCGGAGGAAGACGCCGCGCTCGAGGCCGAGCTGCTGGCCGATCCCAAGGAACGCGCCGAGCACCTGATGCTGCTCGATCTTGGCCGCAACGATGTGGGCCGTGTGGCGATGCTGAACCGCCACGGCCGTAACGCGCCGCCCGAGCAAGAGCGCCCGAAGGGCCCGAACGTCCGGGTGACCGAGAGCTTCACGATCGAGCGCTACAGCCACGTGATGCACATCGTCTCGAACGTCGAAGGGACCGCGCCCGAGGGTGTCGACCCCGTGGACGTTCTGATGGCCGCCCTGCCCGCCGGAACCCTGTCGGGCGCGCCCAAAGTGCGCGCCATGGAGATCATCGACGAGCTGGAAGTCGAGAAGCGTGGCATCGGCTACGCCGGTGCCGTCGGTTATTTCGGCGCTGACGGCGCGGTCGACACCTGCATCGTGCTGCGCACGGCGCTGGTGAAGGACGGCATGATGTACGTGCAAGCCGGTGGCGGCATTGTCGCCGACAGCGACCCGGACGCCGAGTACGACGAGACCCTGCACAAGTCCCGCGCCCTGAAGCGCGCGGCCGAAGAAGCCTGGCGATTCAGCTGAGCCTGAGGGCTGCTTTGTTCCGCTAAGGACCGCCCAGCCGATCGTCGGGAAGGTGTTGCGTCACCGCTGGCGGCGCCAGCACCATCACCGTGGCGAAGCTCAACGCGCAGAACGCGGCGAAGGCCGCGGCGGCCAGCACAGGCGCCATCTTCTGGATGCGTTGCTTGGGCCGCAGCAAAGCGCGGACATAGGCGACGGCGACGGGGTCCAAGGCGGAATCACGCGGGTCCATGAGCCTATGATGCTCAAGTCCGCGATCGCTGTAACCGTTACGGAAGGCCGCAGGCGAAAATGGCGCTAGATATTGCTCCCGCTCAGGCCAAAGGTCTTTTGGATCGTCATCCAAACGACCTCATTCTGGTTGAAACCTGGAGCGCGTTCGAGCGGCGAAACCGCTTACACTTTCGCCTAACGCGCTCTAGAACCGCACCTCGAAAGGCGGCGTCATGATCCTCGTCATCGATAACTACGACAGCTTCACCTACAACCTCGTCCACTATCTGAACGAGCTTGGCGCCGACACGGCCGTCTACCGCAACGACGCGCTGACCGTGACCGAGGCCCTGGGCCTCAAGCCGGCCGCCGTGCTGCTGTCGCCCGGCCCCAAGGCTCCCGATCAGGCGGGCATTTGCCTGCCGCTGCTGGAGGCCGCGCCCGCCGATCTGCCGATCCTCGGCGTTTGTCTGGGTCACCAGGCCATCGGCCAGGCGTTCGGCGGTGAGGTGATCCGGGCCAAGGCCGTCATGCACGGCAAGGTCAGCAAGGTGCGCCACAACGACAAGGGCATCTTCAAGGGCCTACCCAACCCCTTCACCGCCACGCGCTACCACAGCCTGGCCGTGCGCCGTGAAGACCTTCCGGACGACCTGGAAGTGACGGCCTGGACCGATGACGGCGAGATCATGGGCGTGCAGCACAAGACGCGTCCGATCTTCGGCGTCCAGTTCCACCCTGAGTCGATCGCCACCGAAGGCGGGCACCAGATGCTGGCCAACTTCATGGATCTGGCCGGCGTCAAACGCGACGCGGCGGTCTGGGTCTAGGCTTTCCGATGTCCGACGCCTTCAAGCCCCTTCTGGCGAAACTCGCCGATGGCCAGACCCTCGACGACAGCGACGCCGAGGTCTTCTTCGCCGCTTGCCTGCGCGGCGAGCCGACACCGGCGCAAGTCGCCGCCGCCGTGACCGCCATGCGCCTGCGCGGCGAGACCGTGGGCGAGATCGCGGCCTGCGCGCGCGCCATGCGCCGCGCCGCTATCCCGCTGGAGCATCCGTATGACGTCATCGACGTTTGCGGCACCGGCGGAGACGGCCTTCACACCCTGAACATCTCCACCGCCGTGGGCTTCGTGGTCGCCGGAGGCGGCCTCAAGGTCGCCAAGCACGGCAACCGCGCCATCACGTCCAAGTCCGGCACGGCCGACGTTCTGACCGCGCTCGGCGTGAATATCGACGCCACGCGCGAGCAACAGCGCAAGGCGCTGGACGAGGCCGGCATCTGTTTCCTGTTCGCCCAGGCCCATCACGGCGCGATGAAGCATGTCTCGCCGATCCGCCAGCAGCTGGGTTTCCGCACGATCTTCAACCTGCTGGGCCCGTTGACCAATCCAGCCGGCGCCAAGCGTCAAGTGGTCGGGGTCTCGGCGCCGCGCTTCGTCGAGCCTATCGCCAAGGCCCTGGGGGCTCTTGGGGCCGAACGCGCCTGGTCGGTTCACGGCTCGGGCATGGACGAACTGGCGACCACCGGCGAGACGGAGGTCGCCGAATGGCGCGATGGCGTCATGCGCCTGTTCAAGATCACGCCCGAGGCCGTCGGCCTGCCGCGCGCTTCGTTGTCGGACCTGACGGGCGGTGATCCTGCGTTCAACGCGGCCGCGCTGACGCGTCTGTTCGACGGCGAGGCCGGCGCCTATCGCGATATCGTCCTGCTCAACGCCGCCGCGGCGTTCCTGGTCGGCGACAAGGTCGAGACCCTGGGCGAAGGGATCGCACTGGCCGGCGACGTCATCGATAGCGGGCGCGCCAAGACCGCCCTCGCAGGCCTTGTGGCCGCCACCAATACGGAAGTTCCCGCGTGACCGACATTCTGGCCAAGATCGCCGCCTACAAGCGCGAGGACGTCGCGGGCCGCAAGCTGGCGCGTTCCCAAGCCGGTGTCGAAGACGCGGCCAAAGCCGCTTCAGCGCCACGCGGGTTCAAGGCCGCGCTGGAAGCCCGTCATTCGTCCGGTAAGCTGTCGCTGATCGCCGAGATCAAGAAGGCCTCGCCGTCCAAGGGCCTGATCCGCGAAGACTTCGACCCGCCCGTCCTGGCTAAGGCCTACGAGGCCGGCGGCGCGGCCTGCCTCTCGGTGCTGACCGATGGGCCCAGCTTCCAGGGCGCGGATGAGTATCTGGTCGCCGCTCGGGCGGCGGTCGCCCTTCCCTGCATCCGCAAGGATTTCCTGGTCGATCCCTGGCAGGTGGCCGAAAGCCGCGCGCTGGGCGCCGATGCGATCCTGGTGATCCTGGCCATGATCGACGACGTCCTGGCGGCGGAGCTGATGTCCGAGGCTCGCCGCATGGGCATGGACGCCCTGGTCGAGGTGCACGATGAGGCCGAGATGGCCCGCGCGGCCAAGCTGGGATCCGATCTCGTGGGGATCAACAACCGCGATCTGAAGAGCTTTGTCGTCGATCTGGCGGTGACCGAGCGTCTGTCGGCGAAGGCGCCCGAAGGCGCGCTTCTGGTCACCGAAAGCGGCATCTTCACCCACGACGACGTCGTCCGCATGGAAGCCACTGGCGCCAAGGCCATGCTGGTCGGCGAAAGCCTGATGCGGCACGCGGACGTGACGAGCGCCACCCGCGCCTTGATCGGTTGAACCCAAAACGGGCTTTCCTGACGCTGGCGCCTTAGGGCAAAGCAGTCCCATCCTTCCAACGTCGCCGCGCCGAGAACGCGGCTGAGGAAACGTGCATGAACTGGCTCGCGCGAGTCGTGAAATGGGCCCTGGCCACGAACTTTAAGCTGCAGGGCTGGAAGATCGAGGGCGCGCCTCCTGAGACGCGGAAGTTCGTCGTGATCGCCGCGCCCCATACCAGCAACTGGGACTTCGTCTATTTCGTCGGCG is a genomic window containing:
- the tpiA gene encoding triose-phosphate isomerase, whose product is MTLSSTTSRPLIAGNWKMNGLSAALDEARAVAAALESQASTARVAIFPPSTLLSRLSEAVRGSPVATGAQDCHGKSSGAHTGDISAEMILDAGGSLVICGHSERRTDHGETSAQVAGKAEAAAAAGLEPIVCVGETLETREAGDAVAFVVAQVRESLPASLAGKPFNLAYEPLWAIGTGRTASVDNIVEMHAAIRAELAAIFGEQGKVVPILYGGSVKPENAGEILAAAEVGGALVGGASLKATDFLAIIRAA
- a CDS encoding peptidylprolyl isomerase, with product MLAGFRKFAKSPFAVVLFGLLIVSFAIFGISDVFKGPQGSGVINAGSRTMSAADFKQRFDNYRKAMEQQNGTALTPDQAVEQGVDRQIVQELVLQESLAAALHKMGVAPSDKLVADTVREQMSQLPPATRPFDPITGKFDSRAYAALMQQNGLTPEGYEAALRDEIAQTHFFSAIADGLKAPRIYAALQGAYMLEAREISAFVVNPASVQRPNPPTDAQLMAFMKENADRLTRPETRVLSIMRVSAAALEPSVTINPADVQKAFDFRKDSLARPETRTIVQIAAPDAKAAAVISQRLAKGEDPAAVAKAYGKTPLVLADKPKTAVPDRKVADAAFGLAVGQVSGPITGDLGVAVVKVTKITPGAVASLESVRPQIEAEVRSQTAQAKAYEQTQTYQDARDAGADLLSAASKAGALVITTAPVTAQGADQMGQPFAGLTPDIVKTAFDLSQGGESELVEAGKGDYYAVKVERIIPAALPPLAEIKPQLTAVWFNQEMAKRMKAKADELAARAKKGESLDAVATAAQSKVQKIPGGLTRQNAQQNMALGQEFLGAAFSAKPGAIFTARAGQQGEAYLVAKLDTVRAAPTANVAQIAVLAGGQAANGLMRDLAEATRVVAKTQMKAKSNLTLARQAIGVDTDALAKAEAGKAGKKAE
- the trpE gene encoding anthranilate synthase component I, which codes for MSLEPAFDAFSEAYDAGRQQVVWTRLIDDLETPVSAYLKIAQARPYSFLFESVEGGAWRGRYSIVTMNPDLVWRCRGDQAEIAEGEDIAAGRFTPQPGGALDSLRDLVARSRMDLPKGLPPMAAGVFGALGYDLVRLVERLPDVNPDALNLPDGIMTRPSIVAVFDAIAQEIILTTTVRPQAGVSAKAAHDQARARIEAVMADLHRPLAHDAPRPPRGPMDFTTPVSRADYAEVVAKAKDYIAAGDIFQVVASHRFRSPFDLPPFALYRSLRRTNPSPFLFFLNLDGFNLVGSSPEILVRLRDGKITIRPIAGTRPRGATPEEDAALEAELLADPKERAEHLMLLDLGRNDVGRVAMLNRHGRNAPPEQERPKGPNVRVTESFTIERYSHVMHIVSNVEGTAPEGVDPVDVLMAALPAGTLSGAPKVRAMEIIDELEVEKRGIGYAGAVGYFGADGAVDTCIVLRTALVKDGMMYVQAGGGIVADSDPDAEYDETLHKSRALKRAAEEAWRFS
- a CDS encoding anthranilate synthase component II yields the protein MILVIDNYDSFTYNLVHYLNELGADTAVYRNDALTVTEALGLKPAAVLLSPGPKAPDQAGICLPLLEAAPADLPILGVCLGHQAIGQAFGGEVIRAKAVMHGKVSKVRHNDKGIFKGLPNPFTATRYHSLAVRREDLPDDLEVTAWTDDGEIMGVQHKTRPIFGVQFHPESIATEGGHQMLANFMDLAGVKRDAAVWV
- the trpD gene encoding anthranilate phosphoribosyltransferase, which gives rise to MSDAFKPLLAKLADGQTLDDSDAEVFFAACLRGEPTPAQVAAAVTAMRLRGETVGEIAACARAMRRAAIPLEHPYDVIDVCGTGGDGLHTLNISTAVGFVVAGGGLKVAKHGNRAITSKSGTADVLTALGVNIDATREQQRKALDEAGICFLFAQAHHGAMKHVSPIRQQLGFRTIFNLLGPLTNPAGAKRQVVGVSAPRFVEPIAKALGALGAERAWSVHGSGMDELATTGETEVAEWRDGVMRLFKITPEAVGLPRASLSDLTGGDPAFNAAALTRLFDGEAGAYRDIVLLNAAAAFLVGDKVETLGEGIALAGDVIDSGRAKTALAGLVAATNTEVPA
- the trpC gene encoding indole-3-glycerol phosphate synthase TrpC is translated as MTDILAKIAAYKREDVAGRKLARSQAGVEDAAKAASAPRGFKAALEARHSSGKLSLIAEIKKASPSKGLIREDFDPPVLAKAYEAGGAACLSVLTDGPSFQGADEYLVAARAAVALPCIRKDFLVDPWQVAESRALGADAILVILAMIDDVLAAELMSEARRMGMDALVEVHDEAEMARAAKLGSDLVGINNRDLKSFVVDLAVTERLSAKAPEGALLVTESGIFTHDDVVRMEATGAKAMLVGESLMRHADVTSATRALIG